The following are encoded in a window of Arthrobacter antioxidans genomic DNA:
- a CDS encoding recombinase family protein translates to MDRLSRNMEDGTRLLGDSQRQGWRIICPDLGVDTATIMGAGLYNMALKFAEIERQFIGKRTRAAMAKLGETKHLGRKRRRPERGWRGYKPGRGTVVSLHLVARQSPNVNVRPTVPAACSPRNGPRAQPVSGSAYGHSPLFPDTVAGSPRDIGLLSGIRDNTCTESQRRST, encoded by the coding sequence CTGGATCGGCTCAGCCGGAACATGGAGGACGGTACCCGCCTGTTGGGCGACTCCCAGCGGCAGGGCTGGCGGATCATCTGTCCGGATCTGGGAGTGGACACGGCAACGATCATGGGCGCGGGCCTGTACAACATGGCCCTGAAATTTGCCGAGATCGAACGTCAGTTCATTGGCAAGCGGACCAGGGCTGCCATGGCCAAGCTGGGGGAGACCAAGCATCTGGGGCGCAAGCGCCGCCGGCCTGAACGAGGATGGCGTGGCTACAAGCCAGGGCGGGGCACGGTGGTATCCCTCCACCTGGTGGCGCGGCAGTCCCCCAACGTCAACGTCCGACCGACTGTACCCGCGGCATGTTCACCCAGGAATGGGCCACGCGCACAGCCCGTATCAGGATCCGCCTACGGGCACAGTCCGCTTTTTCCAGATACCGTAGCTGGTTCACCTAGGGACATAGGGTTGCTGAGTGGAATTCGCGATAACACCTGTACTGAAAGCCAGCGGCGTAGTACTTGA
- a CDS encoding arginase family protein encodes MDTPDTEPDPMNSARTLRLVWPQWQGAGRDVVALLLPEVPIEEARRAYTVGNRVLEAILPAHGGPTEIVPVDGGNPDEGSTDGIESRSAIIASLAAALEALGRHDVDRILTLGGDCSVSVAPFAALANKYGKDLAVVWIDSHPDVDTPNTAYDGYHAMAVTTLTGHGDQGIVSMLPATIDPARVALAGLHSWFEDAYANIDAWGLHAFSPGDLRTTSEPLLRWLAATGASKVAIHLDVDSVDSNEAVLGLGMVPDGLSRAQVQRVVTDVAGAADVVGLTVAEFIPRNVLALQGLLRGLPLITA; translated from the coding sequence ATGGATACGCCCGACACCGAGCCGGACCCGATGAACAGTGCACGCACCCTCCGCCTGGTATGGCCGCAGTGGCAAGGTGCCGGCCGGGACGTGGTTGCCCTGTTGCTGCCCGAGGTTCCCATCGAGGAGGCCCGCCGCGCCTACACCGTCGGTAACCGCGTCCTCGAAGCTATCCTGCCCGCGCATGGCGGGCCAACCGAGATCGTCCCGGTCGACGGAGGAAACCCGGATGAGGGGTCCACGGACGGTATCGAGTCGCGGTCCGCGATCATTGCCTCCCTGGCCGCTGCCCTGGAGGCCCTGGGGCGGCACGACGTAGACCGCATCCTCACCCTCGGAGGCGACTGCTCTGTCAGTGTGGCGCCGTTCGCCGCGCTCGCGAATAAGTACGGGAAGGACCTCGCGGTCGTGTGGATCGACTCCCACCCCGACGTCGACACCCCCAACACCGCGTACGACGGGTATCACGCCATGGCCGTGACGACTCTAACCGGTCACGGTGACCAAGGCATCGTCAGCATGCTCCCGGCAACAATCGATCCGGCCCGGGTTGCGCTGGCCGGATTGCATTCGTGGTTTGAGGACGCCTACGCGAATATCGACGCGTGGGGCCTGCACGCGTTCAGCCCGGGAGACCTGCGGACGACGAGCGAACCGCTTCTGCGGTGGCTGGCCGCTACCGGAGCGAGCAAGGTCGCCATCCATTTGGACGTTGACAGCGTGGACAGCAATGAGGCGGTCCTTGGTTTGGGGATGGTCCCCGATGGTTTGAGCCGGGCACAGGTCCAGCGCGTCGTCACGGATGTGGCAGGCGCCGCCGACGTTGTCGGGCTGACGGTGGCTGAGTTCATTCCACGCAACGTCCTGGCCCTTCAGGGTCTGCTTCGCGGCCTGCCGCTGATCACCGCCTGA
- a CDS encoding tetratricopeptide repeat protein: MTLDDELDLILGRRDRDNMQPTIDALLPYYAAHPGNARVLYDVGGAYDTAGQEDIARGFYERALAAGLEGELLCRCYVQYGSTLRNLGAYERSLEIFTAARAAFPESPALGAFEAITLHAAGRSDESVAALLDLVVNFVSTPDIERYKPAITGNAAYIRTLESEHS, encoded by the coding sequence ATGACTTTGGATGATGAGCTCGATCTGATCCTCGGGCGTCGAGACCGCGACAATATGCAGCCGACCATCGATGCTTTGTTGCCCTACTACGCTGCTCACCCCGGGAACGCGCGAGTGCTGTACGACGTCGGCGGCGCCTACGACACTGCGGGACAGGAAGACATCGCGCGCGGGTTTTACGAGAGGGCTCTTGCTGCCGGACTGGAAGGTGAACTGCTGTGCCGGTGTTATGTCCAGTACGGGTCGACGCTGAGGAACTTGGGGGCGTACGAAAGATCGCTCGAGATCTTCACGGCAGCTCGTGCGGCGTTTCCTGAATCCCCGGCACTAGGGGCCTTCGAAGCCATCACCCTTCATGCGGCGGGTCGATCGGATGAATCCGTCGCGGCATTGCTCGACCTGGTGGTGAACTTCGTCAGCACTCCCGACATCGAGCGATACAAACCGGCCATCACCGGTAATGCGGCCTACATCCGCACCCTCGAAAGCGAGCACTCGTAG
- a CDS encoding AAA family ATPase, whose product MTAPPTLHLMVGLPGVGKTTLASSIEEQSGALRLTPDEWMQPLFGDSEADGKRDVLEGRLIWVAHRALCGGLSVILDFGFWSPEERHALRDIADRVGAQFKLHYVVLSEDQRRSRAEDRWRRGDAAAFEMTEEDHDRFAEAFAAPTEEELRSRTIPVPPSPFSSWPAWASWRWPSLPRVDRIQRTDHAAVRKFPCEQAGN is encoded by the coding sequence ATGACTGCACCACCGACACTGCATCTGATGGTCGGACTTCCGGGCGTGGGAAAGACGACGCTCGCCTCGAGCATCGAAGAACAGTCGGGTGCGCTCCGGCTCACTCCGGATGAGTGGATGCAACCGCTGTTCGGTGACTCAGAAGCTGACGGTAAACGCGATGTTCTCGAGGGACGGTTGATCTGGGTCGCACATCGAGCCCTTTGTGGTGGTCTCTCCGTGATCCTCGACTTCGGATTCTGGTCTCCAGAGGAGCGTCATGCGCTCCGGGACATCGCCGACCGAGTTGGCGCTCAGTTCAAGCTCCATTACGTGGTCCTGTCGGAGGATCAACGCCGTTCCCGTGCCGAGGATCGATGGCGGCGCGGTGATGCTGCAGCCTTCGAGATGACCGAAGAGGACCACGATCGATTCGCGGAGGCGTTCGCCGCACCTACCGAGGAAGAGCTACGCAGTCGCACAATCCCTGTGCCACCCAGCCCGTTTTCCAGCTGGCCCGCATGGGCATCATGGCGGTGGCCCTCGCTGCCTCGCGTAGATCGAATCCAACGAACTGACCATGCTGCCGTTCGCAAATTCCCCTGCGAACAGGCCGGCAACTGA
- a CDS encoding HAD family hydrolase: MGTFDAVIFDWSGTLVHDPPLRERVAITFARLGRADSGEVDVVCAALDSSASDPDIIAAQVGADTSRVAYDAAESLHFQRVGLDEDLAAELLRFDEYLESRPMYPDAVPVLAQLSSLGCRIIVLSDIHFDIRPLLIAQGAGRFIDDYVLSFEHGVQKPDPRIFELALGRSGLDRGRTLMVGDRSTHDGAAAEVGITTLLLPPLTSFGPRGLSLVSSVVHS, encoded by the coding sequence ATGGGGACATTCGATGCTGTCATCTTCGACTGGAGCGGGACGCTCGTCCACGACCCGCCGCTGCGTGAGCGAGTGGCAATCACATTTGCCAGGCTCGGTCGTGCTGACTCTGGCGAGGTTGATGTGGTCTGTGCCGCTCTTGACAGCAGTGCGTCGGATCCTGACATCATTGCCGCCCAGGTGGGCGCTGATACGAGCCGGGTAGCCTATGACGCGGCCGAATCGTTGCACTTCCAGCGGGTAGGCCTCGATGAGGACCTTGCAGCAGAGTTGCTTCGGTTCGACGAGTACCTTGAATCCCGGCCGATGTACCCGGACGCAGTTCCTGTCCTGGCGCAGCTCTCATCCCTCGGATGTCGGATCATCGTCCTGAGCGACATCCATTTCGACATCCGCCCTTTGCTTATCGCGCAAGGGGCAGGGCGCTTCATTGACGACTACGTGCTGTCCTTCGAGCACGGCGTGCAGAAACCAGACCCGAGGATCTTCGAACTCGCGCTGGGGCGGTCAGGGTTGGACCGGGGTAGGACTCTCATGGTCGGCGATCGCTCGACGCATGACGGAGCAGCAGCGGAGGTCGGCATCACGACTTTGCTGCTTCCACCACTGACGTCCTTCGGCCCGCGCGGGCTGTCCCTGGTGAGCTCCGTGGTTCATAGCTGA
- a CDS encoding phosphotransferase, translating into MDDEQELGGGNVSDGVVRVGSTVRKPWTPSTPHVLEFMKAVGDAGVDVPVVFGQDEHGRQVTEFIPGRLALASDPLTPAQLHRVGAMVRAIHDASESFVPSPDAQWTTAIPSPGSDLICHNDLAPWNLIIGERWTFIDWDAAAPSTRLWDLAYAAQAFTLSDPGQAPAEAGRHLAAFIDGYGADESLREQLPAAMHQRAAAMYDLLESSHDSGLEPWGSMYVDGHGDHWRAATHYALLHQDSWSKALHAAVR; encoded by the coding sequence ATGGATGACGAGCAGGAACTCGGGGGCGGCAACGTCAGTGATGGTGTCGTACGCGTCGGGTCGACGGTCCGCAAGCCGTGGACGCCGTCGACGCCTCATGTTCTCGAGTTCATGAAGGCTGTCGGGGACGCCGGCGTCGATGTTCCAGTGGTCTTCGGCCAGGATGAGCACGGCCGGCAGGTCACCGAGTTCATTCCGGGGCGACTGGCCCTCGCCTCGGATCCACTCACGCCTGCTCAGCTCCACCGGGTCGGGGCGATGGTCCGCGCGATCCACGACGCAAGCGAGTCGTTCGTCCCCTCCCCTGACGCGCAATGGACTACAGCTATCCCGTCGCCGGGAAGTGACCTGATCTGCCACAACGACCTCGCACCCTGGAACCTGATCATCGGTGAACGGTGGACCTTCATCGACTGGGACGCCGCCGCACCGAGTACCCGCCTGTGGGACCTCGCCTACGCCGCTCAAGCCTTCACCCTCTCGGACCCCGGTCAGGCCCCAGCGGAAGCCGGTCGACACCTCGCCGCGTTCATCGACGGATACGGCGCGGATGAGTCCCTGCGCGAACAACTACCAGCGGCCATGCACCAGCGCGCCGCGGCGATGTATGACCTCCTGGAGTCCTCTCATGACTCCGGGCTGGAACCGTGGGGCTCGATGTATGTGGACGGTCACGGGGACCACTGGCGCGCCGCGACCCACTATGCGCTCCTGCACCAGGACTCTTGGTCGAAAGCCCTCCACGCAGCAGTCCGCTGA